In a single window of the Agromyces sp. H17E-10 genome:
- a CDS encoding serine/threonine-protein kinase produces the protein MTSTHDPGADPFLGTVLGGRYRIDALIGRGGMASVYRATDGSLGRPVAVKLFDASAEGIDDSARRASEIALLASLQHRALVRLYDASRDAGTGREYLVMELVDGQDLREALRSGPLDAPEAAALLADLGEALHVIHERGIVHRDVKPANVLLEPAHLPSRRWNAKLADFGIARLIDDARLTRTGLLVGTPGYLSPEQVSGAPAGPAADVYSLGLLALEARTGQAAFPGPAAEAAGARLVRDPEVPERLGADWVALLSAMTARDPQDRPSGLEVAVAAAGLDVTPTDADAATGATKVMPVPLGGATAATAVMTPAGPDPAGPDPAGPVGPARPADAPPRRRRPVLIVAALAAAAVAIVLLAHAVIGALTTPVDAEHTPSPSAPVESTTPSEEPTVAPAPPPDTDDAPGNSGSNRNDDKGDDKDKGKGGGKGKD, from the coding sequence GTGACGAGTACGCACGATCCCGGCGCCGACCCGTTCCTCGGCACGGTGCTCGGCGGGCGCTACCGGATCGACGCCCTCATCGGGCGCGGTGGCATGGCGAGCGTGTACCGGGCGACCGACGGCTCGCTCGGCCGCCCGGTCGCGGTGAAGCTCTTCGACGCGTCCGCCGAGGGCATCGACGACTCGGCCCGACGCGCGTCGGAGATCGCGTTGCTCGCGAGCCTGCAGCACCGGGCGCTCGTGCGACTCTACGACGCGTCGCGCGACGCCGGCACGGGGCGCGAGTACCTCGTGATGGAACTCGTCGACGGGCAGGACCTGCGTGAGGCCCTGCGCTCCGGGCCGCTCGACGCGCCCGAGGCGGCAGCGCTCCTCGCCGACCTCGGCGAAGCCCTGCACGTGATCCACGAGCGCGGCATCGTGCACCGCGACGTGAAGCCTGCGAACGTGCTGCTCGAACCGGCCCACCTGCCGTCGCGCCGGTGGAACGCGAAGCTCGCCGACTTCGGTATCGCGCGCCTCATCGACGACGCGAGACTCACGCGCACGGGGCTGCTCGTCGGCACGCCCGGGTACCTCAGCCCCGAGCAGGTGAGCGGGGCGCCCGCGGGCCCTGCCGCCGACGTGTACTCGCTCGGGCTGCTCGCGCTCGAGGCACGCACCGGGCAGGCCGCGTTCCCGGGTCCGGCGGCGGAGGCCGCGGGCGCACGGCTCGTGCGCGACCCCGAGGTGCCCGAGCGGCTCGGCGCCGACTGGGTCGCACTGCTCTCGGCGATGACCGCACGCGACCCCCAAGACCGACCGAGCGGGCTCGAGGTGGCGGTGGCGGCAGCCGGGCTCGACGTGACTCCGACCGACGCGGATGCCGCGACCGGGGCGACGAAGGTGATGCCCGTCCCGCTCGGAGGTGCGACCGCTGCGACGGCCGTCATGACGCCCGCCGGCCCAGATCCGGCTGGTCCAGATCCCGCCGGTCCCGTCGGCCCGGCCCGCCCCGCGGATGCGCCCCCGCGCCGACGACGGCCGGTGCTGATCGTCGCGGCACTCGCAGCCGCGGCGGTGGCGATCGTGCTGCTCGCGCACGCGGTCATCGGGGCGCTGACGACGCCCGTCGACGCCGAGCACACGCCCTCCCCGTCCGCGCCGGTCGAGTCGACGACACCGAGCGAGGAGCCCACCGTCGCCCCGGCGCCGCCGCCGGACACCGACGACGCTCCCGGCAACAGCGGAAGCAATCGCAACGACGACAAGGGCGACGACAAAGACAAGGGCAAGGGCGGCGGCAAGGGCAAGGACTGA
- a CDS encoding DNA alkylation repair protein: MTDAAARPQTAAGVRAALAAAADPDRVPQLARFFKTGPGGYAEGDRFIGVTVPQTRAVVREFADLPLVESMSLLDSPIHEHRLAALIVMVGQFARASRPRSRDDAARERLYTAYLDAVERGRVDNWDLVDSSAEVLVGEVLFPGAPVDRVEPELIVGLAASPSVWSRRVAVLATFAATKAGDARPTLAVAERLLDDRHDLIQKAVGWMLREAGKRVGVDVLTGFLDVHAARMPRTMLSYATEHLSPEQRAAYRAMR; encoded by the coding sequence ATGACGGATGCCGCGGCACGGCCGCAGACGGCCGCCGGCGTGCGTGCGGCGCTCGCCGCCGCAGCCGATCCCGACCGCGTGCCGCAGCTCGCGCGGTTCTTCAAGACCGGCCCCGGCGGGTACGCCGAGGGCGACCGGTTCATCGGCGTGACCGTACCGCAGACCCGGGCGGTCGTGCGCGAGTTCGCCGACCTGCCGCTCGTCGAGTCGATGTCGCTGCTGGACAGCCCGATCCACGAGCATCGGCTCGCGGCGCTCATCGTCATGGTCGGGCAGTTCGCTCGTGCGAGCCGCCCGCGCTCGCGCGACGACGCGGCGCGCGAGCGCCTGTACACCGCCTACCTCGACGCGGTCGAGCGGGGCCGGGTCGACAACTGGGACCTCGTCGACAGCTCGGCCGAGGTGCTCGTCGGCGAGGTGCTGTTCCCCGGCGCGCCCGTCGACCGGGTCGAACCGGAGCTGATCGTCGGGCTCGCGGCATCCCCGTCGGTGTGGTCGCGGCGCGTCGCCGTGCTCGCGACCTTCGCGGCGACGAAGGCGGGCGACGCCCGCCCGACGCTCGCGGTCGCCGAGCGGCTGCTCGACGACCGGCACGACCTCATCCAGAAGGCCGTCGGCTGGATGCTGCGCGAGGCCGGCAAGCGGGTCGGCGTCGACGTGCTCACCGGGTTCCTCGACGTGCATGCGGCGCGGATGCCGCGGACGATGCTCTCGTACGCGACCGAGCACCTCTCGCCCGAGCAGCGGGCCGCGTATCGCGCGATGCGCTGA
- a CDS encoding DUF6328 family protein: MATDPAGHAKPAMRTDAGRHDQTEGGDAAEHAETPARNETPTERLDRNWADILQELRSVLTGTQLISGFLLAAAFQPRFTELDDYELGLYLTLVALAALATVLGLAPVILHRMLYGRRQKDRLVRTANRMLFVLLGVVSLLAVGVAGLIFDVAVSREAGFVAIGMSLLAVVAVWVVVPLMASRRD, encoded by the coding sequence ATGGCCACCGATCCCGCCGGGCACGCGAAGCCCGCCATGCGCACCGATGCAGGACGGCACGACCAGACCGAGGGTGGCGATGCCGCCGAGCACGCCGAGACGCCGGCGCGCAACGAGACGCCGACCGAGCGCCTCGACCGCAATTGGGCGGACATCCTGCAGGAGCTGCGTTCGGTGCTCACGGGGACGCAGCTCATCTCGGGCTTCCTGCTCGCGGCCGCCTTCCAGCCGCGGTTCACCGAGCTCGACGACTACGAGCTCGGGCTCTACCTCACCCTCGTCGCCCTCGCGGCACTCGCGACGGTGCTCGGCCTTGCGCCCGTCATCCTGCACCGCATGCTCTACGGGCGCCGCCAGAAGGACCGTCTCGTGCGCACCGCCAACCGCATGCTCTTCGTGCTGCTCGGCGTCGTCTCGCTGCTGGCCGTCGGGGTCGCCGGACTCATCTTCGACGTCGCGGTGAGCCGCGAGGCCGGCTTCGTCGCGATCGGCATGTCGCTGCTGGCCGTCGTCGCAGTCTGGGTCGTCGTGCCGCTCATGGCCAGCCGGCGCGACTGA
- a CDS encoding DUF6421 family protein, whose product MSNITIDPIVGEPEVLEDVTAEQIALADGVENDAAWLRLKESATKLQSLQVKDGSVPAEGDKPEASALVDAIVESVAALAPRFPHEAAYLTALQADFRKWQAEGLEVPDFLDSLVEFQPQRHRIDGIRHLVVFPMYTQNGSLDRHVEALVVETIWPEFIAALEAGDYGNKLFVSLRLVDFTPGYDTNSAVLFPETVAMREIPTFTWGAIFQDREAARYRKVVRAASDITKLELPADAAEMLTDQELTERTFVMWDIIHDRTHMRGDLPFDPFMIKQRMPFFLYSLEELRCDLTAFRESVKIQRSLDARLAKGEELTDVEEQMRSTGKLVQYAVIFDRIFRFAITGNRVRNYDGLGGQLLFAWLHQKHVLEWRDVELSFDWDKVADAVVELGDAIDQLYWESIDRPKTVHWLKAYELVTSVVTPNPASVWADGLPREVLAGPPKGYTDLVMDDEFPLSMFFEALDKKMKPVIESTVGITAKD is encoded by the coding sequence ATGTCGAACATCACGATCGACCCCATCGTCGGCGAACCCGAGGTCCTCGAGGACGTCACCGCCGAGCAGATCGCCCTCGCCGACGGCGTCGAGAACGACGCCGCGTGGCTCCGCCTCAAGGAGTCGGCGACGAAGCTGCAGTCGCTCCAGGTGAAGGACGGCTCGGTCCCCGCGGAGGGCGACAAGCCTGAGGCATCCGCCCTCGTCGACGCCATCGTCGAGTCGGTCGCCGCGCTCGCGCCGCGCTTCCCGCACGAGGCCGCCTACCTGACCGCGCTGCAGGCCGACTTCCGCAAGTGGCAGGCCGAGGGCCTCGAGGTCCCCGACTTCCTCGACTCGCTCGTCGAGTTCCAGCCGCAGCGTCACCGCATCGACGGCATCCGTCACCTCGTCGTGTTCCCGATGTACACCCAGAACGGCTCGCTCGACCGTCACGTCGAGGCGCTCGTCGTCGAGACGATCTGGCCCGAGTTCATCGCCGCCCTCGAGGCCGGCGACTACGGCAACAAGCTCTTCGTCTCGCTTCGACTTGTCGACTTCACGCCCGGTTACGACACCAACTCGGCCGTGCTCTTCCCCGAGACGGTCGCCATGCGCGAGATCCCGACGTTCACGTGGGGCGCCATCTTCCAGGACCGCGAGGCCGCCCGCTACCGCAAGGTCGTGCGCGCCGCGAGCGACATCACGAAGCTCGAGCTGCCCGCCGACGCGGCCGAGATGCTCACCGACCAGGAGCTCACCGAGCGCACCTTCGTCATGTGGGACATCATCCACGACCGCACGCACATGCGCGGCGACCTGCCGTTCGACCCGTTCATGATCAAGCAGCGCATGCCGTTCTTCCTCTACTCGCTCGAGGAGCTGCGCTGCGACCTGACCGCGTTCCGCGAGTCGGTGAAGATCCAGCGTTCGCTCGACGCGCGCCTGGCCAAGGGCGAGGAGCTCACCGACGTCGAGGAGCAGATGCGCTCGACCGGCAAGCTCGTGCAGTACGCCGTCATCTTCGACCGCATCTTCCGCTTCGCGATCACCGGCAACCGGGTGCGCAACTACGACGGCCTCGGCGGCCAGCTGCTCTTCGCGTGGCTGCACCAGAAGCACGTGCTCGAGTGGCGCGACGTCGAGCTCAGCTTCGACTGGGACAAGGTGGCCGACGCGGTCGTCGAGCTCGGCGACGCGATCGACCAGCTCTACTGGGAGTCGATCGACCGCCCGAAGACGGTGCACTGGCTGAAGGCCTACGAGCTCGTCACATCGGTCGTCACGCCGAACCCCGCGTCGGTCTGGGCCGATGGCCTGCCGCGCGAGGTGCTCGCCGGCCCGCCCAAGGGCTACACCGACCTCGTGATGGACGACGAGTTCCCGCTCTCGATGTTCTTCGAGGCGCTCGACAAGAAGATGAAGCCCGTCATCGAGTCGACCGTCGGCATCACGGCCAAGGACTGA
- a CDS encoding NADPH-dependent FMN reductase: protein MQVDIIHHAPPYRVGVFIGSLASDSINRTLAKALMRLAPEEFAFEEIVYRDLPLYSRDYDADYPQVARDYKAAIQRSDALLFVTPEYNRSVPGPLKNAIDWASRPWGENALTGRPSAVIGASPGALGTAVAQQSLRSILSFCNAPQMNAPEAYIHVTPGLIADDGEVTVESTEEFLRVFMQRFLEFTTRVLTVLPRPD, encoded by the coding sequence GTGCAGGTCGACATCATCCACCATGCTCCGCCGTATCGCGTCGGGGTCTTCATCGGCAGCCTCGCGAGCGATTCGATCAACCGCACGCTCGCGAAGGCCCTCATGCGGCTCGCGCCCGAGGAGTTCGCCTTCGAGGAGATCGTCTACCGCGACCTGCCGCTCTACAGTCGCGACTACGACGCCGACTACCCGCAGGTCGCCCGCGACTACAAGGCGGCGATCCAGCGCTCCGATGCCCTGCTGTTCGTGACGCCCGAGTACAACCGCTCGGTGCCCGGGCCGCTCAAGAACGCGATCGACTGGGCGAGCCGGCCGTGGGGCGAGAACGCGCTCACCGGGCGGCCGTCGGCCGTCATCGGCGCCTCGCCCGGCGCGCTCGGCACGGCGGTCGCGCAGCAGAGCCTTCGCAGCATCCTGAGCTTCTGCAACGCACCCCAGATGAATGCGCCCGAGGCGTACATCCACGTCACTCCCGGGCTCATCGCCGACGACGGCGAGGTCACCGTCGAGAGCACGGAGGAGTTCCTGCGGGTGTTCATGCAGCGGTTCCTCGAGTTCACGACCCGGGTGCTGACGGTGCTGCCGCGGCCCGACTGA
- a CDS encoding GntR family transcriptional regulator, which produces MSELTAPRGRTSGSGLDADALQQLAGKHQGGYRSVGVMVYEILRDAILSGTLPPGQKLRQETLAESIGVSRLPVRSALIQLEADGLVEFHERRGAVVKSLSVEQAREVYAVRALLEGEALRLSMAEMTPERIERLRELGRTADAEEEGADFVDARTEFYAVLYDAAARPVLWEMIEQLRLKVGRYVLGWRVDGAEPGHSRSHSHEELIAAVEGGDVDHALEVQRSHLERVRDAVLELLDRESAAAPARR; this is translated from the coding sequence ATGAGCGAACTCACCGCCCCCAGGGGCCGGACCTCGGGCTCCGGGCTCGACGCCGACGCGCTGCAGCAGCTCGCGGGCAAGCACCAGGGCGGATACCGCTCGGTCGGAGTCATGGTCTACGAGATCCTCCGCGACGCCATCCTGAGCGGCACCCTGCCGCCCGGACAGAAGCTGCGCCAGGAGACCCTCGCCGAATCGATCGGCGTCTCGCGGCTGCCGGTTCGGTCGGCGCTCATCCAGCTCGAGGCCGACGGGCTCGTCGAGTTCCATGAGCGGCGCGGCGCGGTCGTGAAGTCGCTCTCGGTCGAGCAGGCGCGCGAGGTCTACGCCGTGCGCGCGCTGCTCGAGGGCGAGGCGCTGCGGCTGTCGATGGCGGAAATGACGCCAGAGCGCATCGAGCGCCTGCGCGAGCTCGGACGCACGGCCGACGCCGAGGAGGAGGGCGCCGACTTCGTCGACGCCCGCACCGAGTTCTACGCCGTGCTCTACGACGCGGCCGCTCGCCCGGTGCTCTGGGAGATGATCGAGCAGCTGCGCCTCAAGGTCGGCCGCTACGTGCTCGGCTGGCGCGTCGACGGCGCCGAGCCCGGACACTCGCGCTCGCACTCCCACGAGGAGCTCATCGCGGCCGTCGAGGGCGGCGACGTCGACCACGCGCTCGAGGTGCAGCGCTCGCACCTCGAACGGGTTCGCGACGCCGTGCTCGAGCTGCTCGACCGCGAGTCGGCTGCGGCGCCCGCGCGCCGCTGA
- the cofE gene encoding coenzyme F420-0:L-glutamate ligase — protein MAAGFSVEGVDGLPEISTGDDLAALIAGATELADGDILVVTSKIVSKAEGRVVEAADREAAITAETVRVVASREFDGGITRIVENRQGIVGAAAGVDASNAPDGTVLLLPVDPDASARDLATGLRALTGARIGVILSDTLGRPWREGQTDIAIGAAGVHVFDDLRGGTDASGKPLSVTMPCVADEIAGAGELVKGKSSGVPVAIVRGLDRYVGDLDLPGARSIQRPSERDLFRQGADEAYDEGYRAGFDEAQAEGSLRSSGDDFE, from the coding sequence ATGGCCGCAGGTTTCAGTGTCGAGGGCGTCGACGGGCTGCCCGAGATCTCGACGGGCGACGATCTCGCGGCGCTCATCGCCGGCGCGACCGAACTCGCCGACGGCGACATCCTCGTGGTCACGTCGAAGATCGTCTCGAAGGCCGAGGGGCGCGTGGTCGAGGCAGCCGACCGCGAAGCCGCGATCACCGCCGAGACGGTGCGCGTCGTCGCGAGCCGCGAGTTCGACGGGGGCATCACCCGCATCGTCGAGAACCGCCAGGGCATCGTCGGAGCCGCTGCCGGCGTCGACGCTTCCAACGCTCCCGACGGCACGGTGCTGCTACTGCCGGTGGATCCAGATGCCTCGGCACGCGACCTCGCGACCGGGCTGCGCGCGCTCACGGGCGCCCGGATCGGCGTCATCCTCTCCGACACGCTCGGTCGGCCGTGGCGCGAGGGCCAGACCGACATCGCGATCGGCGCTGCCGGCGTGCACGTCTTCGACGACCTGCGCGGCGGCACGGATGCCTCGGGCAAACCGCTCTCGGTGACGATGCCGTGCGTGGCCGACGAGATCGCCGGTGCGGGCGAGCTCGTCAAGGGCAAGTCGTCGGGGGTTCCGGTGGCGATCGTGCGCGGCCTCGACCGCTACGTGGGCGACCTCGACCTGCCCGGGGCGCGGTCGATCCAGCGCCCGAGCGAGCGCGACCTGTTCCGGCAGGGTGCCGACGAGGCGTACGACGAGGGGTACCGTGCGGGCTTCGACGAAGCGCAGGCCGAGGGGTCGCTGCGCAGCAGCGGAGACGACTTCGAGTAA
- a CDS encoding exodeoxyribonuclease III — protein sequence MRIATWNVNSIRTRVGRVVDWMVREDVDVLAMQEIKCKPEQFPHDAFEQAGYELALHGLNQWNGVAIASRSPIGDVEIEFPGMPGFLKGHDGPDLPKEARAIGATVDDVRLWSLYVPNGRALGDPHLTYKLDFYAALTEYARAETTAHPARPFALMGDFNVAPFDVDNGDPTVVVGQTTHVSPEERAAFFALEGAGLADVVRPHVPEGLFTYWDYKQLRFPRNEGMRIDFILGSQAFADAVAGASIHRNERKGDAPSDHVPVLVDLDLGDDDGDLPMIFG from the coding sequence ATGCGCATCGCCACCTGGAACGTCAACTCGATCCGCACCCGCGTCGGCCGCGTCGTCGACTGGATGGTGCGCGAGGACGTCGACGTGCTCGCGATGCAGGAGATCAAGTGCAAGCCCGAGCAGTTCCCGCACGATGCCTTCGAGCAGGCGGGCTACGAACTCGCGCTGCACGGGCTCAACCAGTGGAACGGCGTCGCGATCGCGAGCCGGTCGCCGATCGGCGACGTCGAGATCGAGTTCCCCGGCATGCCCGGATTCCTGAAGGGGCATGACGGCCCCGACCTGCCGAAGGAGGCGCGGGCGATCGGCGCGACGGTCGACGACGTGCGCCTCTGGAGCCTCTACGTGCCGAACGGCCGTGCTCTCGGCGACCCGCACCTCACGTACAAGCTCGACTTCTACGCGGCGCTCACCGAGTACGCCCGGGCCGAGACCACGGCCCACCCGGCTCGGCCGTTCGCACTCATGGGCGACTTCAACGTCGCCCCGTTCGACGTCGACAACGGCGACCCGACCGTCGTCGTCGGGCAGACCACGCACGTCTCCCCCGAAGAACGCGCGGCGTTCTTCGCCCTCGAGGGCGCCGGGCTCGCCGACGTCGTGCGCCCGCACGTACCCGAGGGGCTCTTCACGTACTGGGACTACAAGCAGCTGCGGTTCCCGCGCAACGAGGGCATGCGCATCGACTTCATCCTCGGCTCGCAGGCGTTCGCCGACGCGGTCGCAGGCGCCTCGATCCACCGCAACGAGCGCAAGGGCGACGCCCCGAGCGACCACGTTCCGGTGCTCGTCGACCTCGACCTGGGCGACGACGACGGCGACCTGCCGATGATCTTCGGGTGA
- a CDS encoding SDR family NAD(P)-dependent oxidoreductase, with product MTDTTEPTGAAGRVVLIAGATSASGRAVARKLLEAGARVVAVGSDRGRLDEMAAELPGIVTEVADLTDQMQVWPLAMRVHGRVGDVDGIIHLVGGWRGGGGIPGQTEEDFRVLGRSFSSLRHVSRALWDDLVASPAGRIAIVSSTTVEHPTAGGANYTAVKAASESWMQSLAHGLGKEAPGSAAVTFRVKALAGLEDRLADAVVALWSQDAAELNGRVETLSA from the coding sequence ATGACCGACACCACTGAGCCCACGGGCGCCGCAGGGCGCGTCGTCCTCATCGCGGGCGCCACGAGCGCCTCCGGCCGTGCCGTCGCCCGCAAGCTGCTCGAGGCCGGCGCCCGCGTCGTCGCCGTCGGCAGCGACCGCGGCCGGCTCGACGAGATGGCGGCCGAGCTGCCGGGCATCGTGACCGAGGTCGCCGACCTCACCGACCAGATGCAGGTGTGGCCGCTCGCGATGCGCGTGCACGGCCGGGTGGGCGACGTCGACGGCATCATCCACCTCGTCGGCGGGTGGCGCGGCGGCGGCGGCATCCCCGGCCAGACCGAGGAGGACTTCCGCGTGCTCGGGCGCTCGTTCTCGTCGCTGCGCCACGTGAGCCGTGCACTGTGGGACGACCTCGTCGCGTCCCCTGCCGGCCGCATCGCGATCGTCTCGTCGACGACCGTCGAGCACCCGACCGCGGGCGGCGCGAACTACACGGCCGTCAAGGCGGCGAGCGAGTCGTGGATGCAGTCGCTCGCGCACGGCCTCGGCAAGGAGGCGCCCGGCTCCGCCGCGGTCACCTTCCGGGTCAAGGCGCTCGCCGGCCTCGAGGACCGGCTCGCCGACGCGGTGGTGGCCCTCTGGTCTCAGGATGCCGCGGAGCTGAACGGTCGCGTCGAGACGCTGTCGGCCTGA
- a CDS encoding GNAT family N-acetyltransferase: MSEAITESESAAVDEAMPGVEFRPIAGDDLRMWLPESMAYYEAARLRAGDTPSEAKAAVEASVNRFFADGEMKPEHVLLAIFVDGDDAGWLWLGPWAEGGDAWWVWDVHVREPYRRRGLGRAAMRHAEQVAREHGSPTLGLNVFAYNLPAIELYESLGFEAASLHMAKSL; encoded by the coding sequence ATGAGCGAAGCGATCACCGAGTCCGAGTCCGCCGCGGTCGACGAGGCGATGCCCGGCGTCGAGTTCCGCCCGATCGCGGGCGACGACCTGCGCATGTGGCTGCCCGAGTCGATGGCGTACTACGAGGCGGCCCGGCTCCGCGCGGGCGACACGCCCTCCGAGGCGAAGGCGGCCGTCGAGGCATCGGTGAACCGCTTCTTCGCCGACGGCGAGATGAAACCCGAGCACGTGCTGCTCGCGATCTTCGTCGACGGCGATGACGCCGGCTGGCTGTGGCTCGGCCCGTGGGCCGAGGGCGGCGACGCGTGGTGGGTGTGGGACGTGCACGTGCGCGAGCCCTACCGCCGTCGCGGCCTCGGGCGTGCGGCGATGCGTCACGCCGAGCAGGTCGCACGCGAGCACGGTTCGCCGACGCTCGGGCTCAACGTCTTCGCGTACAACCTGCCCGCGATCGAGCTCTACGAGAGCCTCGGCTTCGAGGCGGCGTCGCTGCACATGGCGAAGAGCCTCTGA
- a CDS encoding alpha/beta fold hydrolase produces the protein MPTLELPGAELYYETAGAVSAPALLLIPAGIATLRMWDEVVDDLAADHFVVRYDPRGFGGTRHDFSVPFANHDDAVALLDHLGVERATVVGASRGGALAIDVALAAPRRVAGLVTIGARIGGFPDVEPSADEQRRLDEVDAIDALADPAGYIRLETAVFAIGSGRSASDIDPGYLARAHELAEPNVAHVADDGDQVPLDPPAAERLGEIATPTLAMVGEFDLSPFAVQFDAIVDRVPDVTGLRIAGTAHLPSVERPAEVGTALLDWLGERGL, from the coding sequence ATGCCCACCCTCGAACTCCCCGGCGCCGAGCTCTACTACGAGACGGCCGGTGCCGTCTCCGCTCCCGCGCTGCTGCTGATCCCTGCCGGCATCGCCACCCTCCGCATGTGGGACGAGGTCGTCGACGACCTCGCCGCCGACCACTTCGTCGTGCGCTACGACCCCCGCGGGTTCGGCGGCACGCGGCACGACTTCTCGGTGCCCTTCGCGAACCACGACGACGCCGTCGCGCTGCTCGACCACCTCGGCGTCGAGCGCGCGACCGTCGTGGGTGCGAGCCGCGGCGGTGCGCTCGCGATCGACGTGGCGCTCGCGGCGCCCCGCCGGGTGGCCGGGCTCGTGACGATCGGTGCGCGCATCGGCGGGTTCCCCGACGTCGAGCCGTCCGCCGACGAGCAGCGGCGTCTCGACGAGGTCGACGCGATCGATGCGCTCGCCGACCCGGCCGGTTACATCCGGCTCGAGACGGCGGTGTTCGCCATCGGCTCGGGGCGCTCGGCGTCCGACATCGACCCCGGGTACCTGGCCCGCGCCCACGAGCTCGCCGAGCCGAACGTCGCGCATGTCGCCGACGACGGCGACCAGGTGCCGCTCGACCCGCCCGCCGCCGAGCGCCTCGGCGAGATCGCGACGCCGACCCTTGCAATGGTCGGCGAGTTCGACCTGTCGCCGTTCGCCGTGCAGTTCGACGCCATCGTCGACCGGGTGCCCGACGTGACCGGGCTGCGCATCGCGGGCACCGCGCACCTGCCGAGCGTCGAGCGCCCGGCCGAGGTCGGTACCGCGCTGCTCGACTGGCTCGGCGAGCGCGGGCTGTAG